The following are encoded in a window of Sinorhizobium sojae CCBAU 05684 genomic DNA:
- the xylA gene encoding xylose isomerase: MSTGFFGDVAKIKYEGPESNNPLAFRHYDPDEIVLGKRMEEHLRFAVAYWHTFVWPGGDPFGGQTFERPWFKDTMEAAKLKADVAFEFFQLLGAPYYCFHDADVRPEGRNFAENTSNLHEIVDYFAQKQADTGVKLLWGTANLFSNRRYMGGAATNPDPDVFAFAAATVKTCIDATQRLGGENYVLWGGREGYETLLNTDMKRELDQLGRFLNLVVEYKHKIGFEGTILIEPKPQEPTKHQYDFDVATVYGFLKKYGLENEVKVNIEQGHAILAGHSFEHELALANALGIFGSIDMNRNDYQSGWDTDQFPNNVPEMALAYYQILSGGGFKTGGTNFDAKLRRQSIDPEDLLIGHIGGMDCCARGLKAAAKMIEDKAISGPLDARYAGWNVPEAKKMLEGGFSLEEIEAWVRKAGLNPQPRSGKQEYLENIVNRYV, encoded by the coding sequence GTGAGCACGGGTTTTTTCGGCGATGTCGCCAAGATCAAATATGAAGGGCCGGAAAGCAACAACCCGCTTGCCTTCCGCCATTATGATCCGGACGAGATCGTGCTTGGAAAGCGGATGGAGGAGCATCTGCGCTTCGCGGTCGCCTATTGGCACACATTCGTCTGGCCGGGCGGCGATCCCTTCGGCGGGCAGACCTTCGAGCGTCCGTGGTTCAAGGACACGATGGAAGCGGCCAAGCTCAAGGCAGACGTCGCCTTCGAGTTCTTCCAATTGCTCGGCGCGCCCTACTACTGCTTCCACGACGCGGATGTGCGCCCGGAGGGCCGGAATTTCGCCGAGAATACCAGTAATCTCCACGAGATCGTCGACTATTTCGCCCAGAAGCAGGCCGACACCGGGGTCAAGTTGCTCTGGGGCACGGCGAACCTCTTCTCGAACCGTCGCTATATGGGCGGTGCTGCGACCAATCCCGACCCGGACGTCTTTGCCTTCGCGGCAGCGACCGTGAAGACGTGCATCGACGCGACTCAGAGGCTTGGCGGCGAGAACTACGTGCTCTGGGGCGGGCGCGAGGGCTATGAGACGCTGCTCAACACCGACATGAAGCGCGAGCTCGACCAACTCGGCCGGTTCTTGAACCTCGTCGTCGAATACAAGCATAAGATCGGCTTCGAGGGCACGATCCTCATCGAGCCGAAGCCGCAGGAGCCGACGAAGCACCAATACGATTTCGACGTCGCGACCGTCTACGGGTTCCTCAAGAAATACGGCCTCGAGAACGAGGTGAAGGTGAATATCGAGCAGGGCCATGCGATCCTCGCCGGCCACTCCTTCGAGCACGAGCTGGCACTTGCCAATGCCCTCGGCATCTTCGGCTCGATCGACATGAACCGCAACGACTACCAGTCCGGCTGGGATACGGACCAGTTCCCAAACAATGTTCCGGAAATGGCGCTTGCCTACTACCAGATCCTTTCCGGCGGCGGCTTCAAGACCGGCGGCACCAATTTCGACGCGAAGCTGCGCCGCCAGTCGATCGATCCGGAGGACCTGCTGATCGGCCATATCGGCGGCATGGATTGCTGTGCGCGCGGCCTCAAGGCGGCGGCGAAAATGATCGAGGACAAGGCGATCTCGGGCCCGCTCGATGCTCGTTACGCCGGCTGGAACGTACCCGAAGCGAAGAAGATGCTCGAAGGCGGCTTCTCGCTCGAAGAGATCGAGGCATGGGTCCGCAAGGCGGGCCTCAACCCGCAGCCGAGATCC
- the xylB gene encoding xylulokinase, giving the protein MYLGLDLGTSGVKAMLIDDDQRIIGSASAGLDVSRPHPGWSEQDPADWIRAADEAIGGLKAAHPRALAAVRGIGLSGQMHGATLLDRHDAVLRPCILWNDTRSHREAAALDRDPQFRALTGNIVFPGFTAPKLAWVRENEPEIFAQVRWVLLPKDYLRLWLTGEHMSEMSDSAGTSWLDTGKRGWSESLLAATHLEERQMPSLVEGTEGAGTLRSDLASRWGMGENVVVAGGAGDNAASACGMGTVSEGNAFVSLGTSGVLFAANSRYLPNPESAVHAFCHALPNTWHQMGVILSATDALNWHSGVTGRSAADLTGELGGKLKAPGSVTFLPYLSGERTPHNDAAIRGAFAGLGHESSRAVLTQAVLEGVSFAIRDSLEALRAAGTTLARVTAIGGGSRSRYWLQSVATALDLPVDLPADGDFGAAFGAARLGLIAATDADPFAVCTAPETAETIAPDASLVAAYEDAYQRYRRLYPAIKGAMP; this is encoded by the coding sequence ATGTATCTCGGACTGGATCTCGGCACCTCCGGCGTCAAGGCGATGCTGATCGACGATGACCAGCGCATCATCGGTTCCGCCTCGGCCGGTCTCGACGTGTCACGCCCGCATCCCGGCTGGTCGGAGCAGGACCCCGCCGACTGGATTCGTGCGGCCGACGAGGCGATCGGCGGCCTCAAGGCGGCCCATCCGCGGGCGCTTGCCGCCGTCCGCGGGATCGGCCTCTCCGGCCAGATGCACGGCGCAACGCTTCTCGACAGGCATGACGCCGTGCTTCGGCCATGCATACTCTGGAACGATACCCGCAGCCACCGCGAGGCGGCCGCGCTCGACCGCGATCCGCAATTCCGGGCGCTCACCGGCAATATTGTCTTTCCCGGCTTCACCGCGCCGAAGCTCGCCTGGGTGCGTGAAAACGAGCCGGAGATATTCGCGCAGGTGCGCTGGGTCCTGCTGCCGAAGGACTATCTCCGCCTATGGCTGACCGGCGAGCACATGTCGGAAATGTCGGATTCCGCGGGTACGTCCTGGCTCGACACGGGCAAGCGCGGGTGGTCTGAGAGCCTGCTTGCAGCCACTCATCTGGAGGAGCGGCAGATGCCGAGCCTCGTCGAGGGGACCGAAGGAGCAGGCACATTGAGGTCGGACCTTGCGAGCCGCTGGGGCATGGGAGAGAACGTCGTCGTGGCCGGCGGCGCCGGCGACAACGCGGCGTCGGCTTGCGGCATGGGCACCGTAAGCGAGGGGAATGCCTTCGTCTCGCTCGGGACCTCCGGCGTGCTCTTTGCGGCCAACTCGCGCTACCTCCCCAATCCGGAGAGCGCGGTTCATGCCTTCTGTCATGCGCTGCCCAATACCTGGCACCAGATGGGCGTCATCCTATCGGCGACCGACGCGCTGAACTGGCATTCGGGCGTTACCGGCAGGAGTGCCGCCGATCTCACCGGTGAGCTTGGCGGTAAGCTCAAGGCGCCAGGTTCGGTCACGTTCCTTCCCTATCTCTCCGGTGAGCGCACGCCGCACAACGACGCGGCGATCCGCGGCGCCTTTGCCGGTCTCGGGCACGAGAGCTCGCGAGCGGTGCTGACGCAGGCGGTGCTCGAAGGCGTTTCCTTCGCGATCCGCGACAGTCTGGAAGCCTTGCGGGCGGCCGGCACGACGCTCGCCCGCGTCACCGCGATCGGCGGCGGCTCCCGCTCCCGCTACTGGCTGCAATCGGTCGCGACGGCGCTCGACCTGCCGGTCGACCTGCCGGCGGACGGCGATTTTGGTGCGGCCTTCGGCGCGGCGCGGCTCGGGCTCATCGCCGCGACCGACGCTGATCCGTTTGCCGTCTGCACGGCGCCCGAGACGGCGGAAACGATTGCGCCGGATGCATCTCTCGTAGCCGCCTACGAAGATGCCTATCAGCGTTATCGGCGGCTCTACCCCGCGATCAAGGGAGCAATGCCGTAG